A window of the Planococcus citri chromosome 4, ihPlaCitr1.1, whole genome shotgun sequence genome harbors these coding sequences:
- the LOC135845828 gene encoding transcriptional coactivator YAP1-like isoform X1 yields MSDNDKLNHNPVVRIDQDSETELQALFDSVLKPDANKPLTVPYAMRKLPKSFFQPPSTGSKSPSVSSISHSRENSGDSAFGTITTNTPAGLQINHSRAHSSPASLQQTYASAQQQHQHRHLKQRSYDILMVDELGPLPEGWEQARTEEGQVYFLNHHTKTTTWEDPRKTNASQQYRNSITAAISSASSIGDLHSHTQQGGGNSIKTLVSPNSRAGSGTGSSGTLSPVGNESALGPLPDGWEQSKTDEGEVYFINHLTRTTSWFDPRIPVHLQRAPTSALPQAINSWMQQPSSLSLQSQITQQNLRLQNLKIERDRLKLRQQEIRQHENIMNRTRTDPFLSAAGLMTAPVEHSRQESADSGLGLGNNYSLPHTPEDFLASIDDNMDGVSEGGAADLSGLDSQDISSLSANIDSTDDLVPSLQLEEEFTSDMLNDVQTLINNNRPDNMLTWL; encoded by the exons aTGTCAGATAACGATAAATTGAACCACAACCCAGTTGTGAGAATAGATCAAGATTCAGAAACGGAATTACAAGCTTTGTTCGACTCGGTACTCAAGCCAGACGCTAATAAACCTCTCACAGTGCCATATGCTATGCGAAAGCttccaaaatcatttttccaacCTCCGTCGACTGGTTCTAAATCACCTTCGGTATCTTCCATATCGCACAGTAGAGAGAATTCAGGAGATTCAGCATTTGGAACGATTACAACCAATACGCCAGCAGGTCTGCAAATTAATCACTCCAGAGCCCATAGTTCTCCGGCCTCTCTGCAACAAACGTACGCTTCCGCTCAACAGCAACATCAGCATCGACATTTGAAACAAAGAAGTTATGATATTTTGATGGTAGATGAACTAGGTCCATTGCCTGAGGGATGGGAGCAGGCTAGAACTGAAGAAGGacaagtttattttttaaa TCATCATACAAAAACGACCACATGGGAAGATCCTCGGAAAACTAACGCCAGCCAGCAATACCGTAACTCCATCACTGCAGCAATATCCTCGGCTTCTTCCATCGGTGATCTCCATTCTCATACTCAGCAAG GGGGTGGCAATAGCATCAAGACGTTAGTATCACCGAATAGTCGAGCTGGAAGCGGCACCGGCAGCAGTGGCACTTTGAGTCCTGTCGGAAACGAATCGGCGTTAGGTCCATTGCCTGATGGTTGGGAACAGTCTAAAACTGATGAGGGCGAAGTGTACTTCATAAATCATTTAACTCGAACCACCTCTTGGTTTGATCCTAGAATAC CCGTCCACTTGCAACGTGCACCAACTTCGGCATTACCTCAAGCAATCAATTCGTGGATGCAGCAGCCATCCTCTCTATCATTACAATCGCAAATAACTCAACAAAATCTCAGattacaaaatttgaagatAGAACGTGATCGGTTGAAACTCAGGCAGCAAGAAATACGACAG CATGAAAATATAATGAATAGAACGCGAACCGATCCGTTTTTATCGGCTGCGGGGTTAATGACAGCACCTGTTGAACATTCTAGGCAAGAATCAGCTGACAGCGGATTAGGGTTGGGTAATAATTACTCATTACCTCATACTCCGGAAGATTTTCTAGCTTCAATTGACGATAATATGGATGGAGTTAGTG aaggTGGTGCTGCTGATCTATCAGGTTTAGATTCTCAAGACATTTCATCGCTCAGTGCTAACATTGATTCAACAGATGACTTGGTACCTTCTTTACAG ttaGAGGAAGAATTTACTAGTGATATGCTAAACGACGTGCAGACTTTAATCAACAATAATCGGCCTGATAACATGCTTACATGGTTGTGA
- the LOC135845828 gene encoding WW domain-containing transcription regulator protein 1-like isoform X2, which translates to MSDNDKLNHNPVVRIDQDSETELQALFDSVLKPDANKPLTVPYAMRKLPKSFFQPPSTGSKSPSVSSISHSRENSGDSAFGTITTNTPAGLQINHSRAHSSPASLQQTYASAQQQHQHRHLKQRSYDILMVDELGPLPEGWEQARTEEGQVYFLNHHTKTTTWEDPRKTNASQQYRNSITAAISSASSIGDLHSHTQQAVHLQRAPTSALPQAINSWMQQPSSLSLQSQITQQNLRLQNLKIERDRLKLRQQEIRQHENIMNRTRTDPFLSAAGLMTAPVEHSRQESADSGLGLGNNYSLPHTPEDFLASIDDNMDGVSEGGAADLSGLDSQDISSLSANIDSTDDLVPSLQLEEEFTSDMLNDVQTLINNNRPDNMLTWL; encoded by the exons aTGTCAGATAACGATAAATTGAACCACAACCCAGTTGTGAGAATAGATCAAGATTCAGAAACGGAATTACAAGCTTTGTTCGACTCGGTACTCAAGCCAGACGCTAATAAACCTCTCACAGTGCCATATGCTATGCGAAAGCttccaaaatcatttttccaacCTCCGTCGACTGGTTCTAAATCACCTTCGGTATCTTCCATATCGCACAGTAGAGAGAATTCAGGAGATTCAGCATTTGGAACGATTACAACCAATACGCCAGCAGGTCTGCAAATTAATCACTCCAGAGCCCATAGTTCTCCGGCCTCTCTGCAACAAACGTACGCTTCCGCTCAACAGCAACATCAGCATCGACATTTGAAACAAAGAAGTTATGATATTTTGATGGTAGATGAACTAGGTCCATTGCCTGAGGGATGGGAGCAGGCTAGAACTGAAGAAGGacaagtttattttttaaa TCATCATACAAAAACGACCACATGGGAAGATCCTCGGAAAACTAACGCCAGCCAGCAATACCGTAACTCCATCACTGCAGCAATATCCTCGGCTTCTTCCATCGGTGATCTCCATTCTCATACTCAGCAAG CCGTCCACTTGCAACGTGCACCAACTTCGGCATTACCTCAAGCAATCAATTCGTGGATGCAGCAGCCATCCTCTCTATCATTACAATCGCAAATAACTCAACAAAATCTCAGattacaaaatttgaagatAGAACGTGATCGGTTGAAACTCAGGCAGCAAGAAATACGACAG CATGAAAATATAATGAATAGAACGCGAACCGATCCGTTTTTATCGGCTGCGGGGTTAATGACAGCACCTGTTGAACATTCTAGGCAAGAATCAGCTGACAGCGGATTAGGGTTGGGTAATAATTACTCATTACCTCATACTCCGGAAGATTTTCTAGCTTCAATTGACGATAATATGGATGGAGTTAGTG aaggTGGTGCTGCTGATCTATCAGGTTTAGATTCTCAAGACATTTCATCGCTCAGTGCTAACATTGATTCAACAGATGACTTGGTACCTTCTTTACAG ttaGAGGAAGAATTTACTAGTGATATGCTAAACGACGTGCAGACTTTAATCAACAATAATCGGCCTGATAACATGCTTACATGGTTGTGA